A region from the Vicia villosa cultivar HV-30 ecotype Madison, WI linkage group LG3, Vvil1.0, whole genome shotgun sequence genome encodes:
- the LOC131661506 gene encoding probable thimet oligopeptidase, producing the protein MTENEGKRDKMEKLKKGKSMIVFTGTAAVLAIAVNLVITAVKHHKDKNAKKKDLEGSKVKVNLSASEIVKLANQIIAKSNEVHNSVASVPLDKVTYANVISPLAELQAQQFPLIQSCLLPKLVSTLEDVRKASAEAEKRIDVHLDTCSKREDIYLVVKAFAVRGDWVNAETKSFVQILVRDFERNGLNLSASKREELMRLKAQIDELSAIYIQNLNDASAFLPFNEAELAGLPLEFLKGLDKSENGQLKISLRSHHVTAVLEFCKVGTTRRMVSRAYGNRCGEANLSILESLVQQRHKYARLLGYSCYAEYAVDVRMAKTPTKVFEFLNDISIRITDLAMKELDILKDLKKKEEGELPFGIEDLLYYVKRVEEQSYDLDFGEIKQYLPISLVLSGIFKIVQDLFGLRFEEIVGAEVWHCDVRVFSVFDLTSSELLGYCYLDLFSREGKYGHSCVVPLQNSALTISGSRQIPVALLISQYKKDSDCSPGLLRFSEVVNLFKEFGHVVQHICNRASFARVSGIRVDPDFVEIPAQLLQNCCYESFFLKLISGFHQDITKPLKDDLCKSIKRWRNSSSALKLKQEILYCLFDQIIHSADNIDIRELFKHLHSKVMLGLPVLEGTNPASCFPFSVVGYEAACYSRIWSEVFAADIFASIFCNGISNQLPGVQFRNKVLAPGGAKDSIEAISDFLGRKPSIQAYFENKTKYSTL; encoded by the exons ATGACGGAAAACGAAGGAAAGCGTGACAAAATGGAAAAACTGAAGAAAGGTAAAAGCATGATCGTCTTCACCGGAACTGCCGCAGTGCTCGCAATCGCCGTAAACCTCGTTATCACCGCCGTCAAACACCATAAAGACAAAAATGCAAAGAAGAAAG ATCTTGAAGGTTCTAAGGTGAAGGTTAATCTATCTGCATCTGAGATTGTTAAATTAGCAAACCAAATCATTGCCAAGTCAAATGAGGTTCACAATTCCGTTGCGTCAGTGCCTCTCGATAAG GTTACATATGCTAATGTTATATCACCTCTTGCTGAACTTCAAGCGCAACAGTTTCCGTTGATTCAATCTTGTTTGTTACCTAAGTTGGTATCTACTCTGGAGGATGTGCGCAAAGCAAGTGCAGAAGCAGAGAAAAGAATAGATGTGCATCTTGACACGTGCAG CAAGCGTGAAGACATATATCTTGTCGTTAAAGCATTTGCAGTGAGGGGGGACTGGGTTAATGCTGAAACCAAAAGCTTTGTTCAAATTTTG GTGAGAGATTTTGAGCGAAATGGATTGAACCTCAGTGCAAGCAAAAGAGAAGAGTTGATGCGTCTAAAAGCTCAGATTGATGAGTTAAGTGCCATATATATCCAAAATCTCAATGATGCTAGCGCATTTCTTCCCTTCAATGAGGCTGAGTTAGCTGGATTACCTCTAGAATTTCTCAAG GGTTTAGATAAATCTGAAAATGGACAGTTGAAGATTTCCCTGAGAAGCCATCATGTCACAGCTGTACTCGAATTTTGCAAG GTAGGAACTACTAGAAGGATGGTATCACGGGCATATGGAAATCGATGTGGAGAAGCCAATCTTTCTATTTTAGAAAGTCTG GTGCAACAGCGACATAAATATGCTCGTTTACTTGGCTATTCATGCTATGCCGAGTATGCTGTCGATGTTAGAATGGCAAAAACACCAACAaag GTGTTTGAGTTTCTGAATGACATATCCATACGTATAACTGACTTGGCTATGAAAGAACTTGATATCTTGAAAGATTTGAAG AAAAAAGAGGAAGGGGAGCTTCCATTTGGAATCGAAGACCTACTATATTATGTAAAACGGGTTGAAGAGCAGAGTTACGATTTGGACTTTGGCGAGATCAAGCAATACTTACCAATTAGTTTAGTTCTATCAGGAATCTTCAAAATTGTCCAAGATCTTTTTG GTTTAAGGTTTGAAGAAATTGTGGGAGCCGAAGTTTGGCATTGCGATGTTCGTGTATTTTCAGTATTTGACTTAACTTCAAGTGAACTCTTGGGTTATTGCTACCTTGATTTGTTCTCAAG GGAAGGAAAATATGGTCACAGTTGTGTGGTGCCTCTCCAGAACAGTGCATTAACAATCAGTGGGTCACGACAG ATTCCAGTTGCATTACTAATATCTCAGTATAAAAAGGATTCTGACTGTAGTCCTGGATTATTGCGGTTTTCTGAAGTGGTCAATCTTTTCAAAGAGTTCGGTCACGTG GTTCAACACATTTGCAACCGTGCTTCATTTGCTAGAGTTTCTGGAATACGCGTTGATCCTGACTTTGTAGAAATCCCTGCTCAACTCTTACAAAACTG CTGTTATGAAAGCTTTTTTCTGAAGTTGATATCTGGATTTCACCAG GATATCACAAAGCCCTTAAAGGATGACCTGTGCAAATCAATTAAAAGATGGAGAAATTCTTCTTCTGCGCTTAAATTGAAGCAAGAGATTCTATACT GTCTTTTTGACCAAATCATACATTCTGCGGATAACATAGATATTCGTGAGTTATTCAAGCATCTCCATTCCAAG GTGATGTTAGGGTTGCCGGTATTAGAAGGAACCAATCCCGCCTCATGTTTTCCTTTTAGCGTAGTTGGTTATGAGGCAGCATGCTACAGTCGTATATGGAGTGAG GTTTTTGCTGCGGATATATTCGCCTCAATATTTTGCAATGGTATTTCAAACCAGCTTCCCGGCGTGCAGTTTAGGAACAAG GTATTGGCCCCAGGCGGAGCCAAGGATTCTATTGAAGCGATATCAGACTTTTTAGGAAGAAAACCATCGATTCAAGCTTACTTTGAGAACAAAACCAAATATAGTACTTTGTAA
- the LOC131655799 gene encoding uncharacterized protein LOC131655799 translates to MSVRGRRMRAVGLKFSWRIEWFYSGMRDDLRLYESHWCKLVAFPFAFVAGLGSCMDRFVDWLAGSSPLESQTEPKEAEDLCLFNGASELVNHMLRNNHVVSHFLFYVPKM, encoded by the exons ATGTCAGTTAGAGGGAGAAGGATGAGGGCCGTTGGATTGAAATTCAGTTGGAGGATTGAATG GTTTTATTCTGGTATGCGCGATGACTTAAGGCTGTACGAGTCGCATTGGTGCAAGCTCGTCGCATTTCCTTTTGCGTTTGTAGCTGGACTAGGCTCATGTATGGACCGGTTTGTGGACTGGTTAGCAG GTAGTTCTCCACTTGAAAGCCAAACGGAACCCAAGGAAGCTGAAGATTTGTGCCTGTTCAATGGAGCTTCTGAACTTGTAAACCATATGCTTAGAAATAATCATGTAGTGTCTCATTTCTTGTTCTATGTTCCAAAAATGTAG
- the LOC131658100 gene encoding glutathione S-transferase T3-like: protein MDPNNNPFNTQNSTNYPFNYPNSNNYIFQNQSSNKQGPQNIPNYGFPPNFIMSSSNPSYRPYYGMMPYSSQTPPDYSSTPMRNENISNVGVDEFPEFSTQMDIGAMRGGQGATPNADDSTPIRRKSPKWTTDQNLVLISGWIKYGTDSVVGRNQKSNSYWGKIADYCNEHCSFDPPRDGAACRNHYNYMSKILNKWIGAYDNAKRMQQSGWSENDVLAKAHELYSSGKSGHFLLMSEWLAVRDQPRYGSQVGGNTGSGSSGSKRVHESDASDSNSVGSSARPMGRDAAKKKGSMDFMLRFSTVLQVLPSSK from the exons ATGGATCCCAACAATAACCCTTTTAACACCCAAAATTCTACTAATTATCCTTTCAACTACCCAAATTCCAACAACTATATATTTCAAAATCAATCTTCCAACAAACAAGGTCCCCAAAATATACCAAATTATGGATTTCCTCCGAATTTCATAATGTCGTCATCTAATCCAAGTTATCGCCCATATTATGGAATGATGCCATATTCATCTCAAACACCCCCTGATTATTCTTCTACTCCGATGAGAAATGAAAATATTTCGAATGTTGGAGTTGATGAATTTCCTGAGTTTTCTACACAAATGGATATTGGTGCCATGAGAGGTGGTCAAGGAGCCACTCCAAATGCAGATGATTCAACTCCTATACGCCGGAAAAGCCCCAAATGGACCACTGATCAAAATTTGGTTCTAATTAGTGGGTGGATTAAATATGGAACAGATAGTGTTGTTGGGAGAAACCAAAAAAGTAATTCATATTGGGGGAAAATTGCTGATTATTGTAATGAGCATTGCTCATTTGATCCTCCCCGTGATGGAGCTGCATGCAGAAATCATTACAACTACATGAGCAAAATACTCAATAAATGGATTGGCGCTTATGATAATGCTAAGCGTATGCAACAAAGCGGGTGGTCGGAGAATGATGTATTGGCAAAAGCGCATGAATTATATTCAAGTGGTAAGAGTGGACATTTTCTTTTAATGTCAGAATGGCTTGCTGTCCGTGATCAACCACGTTACGGTAGTCAGGTAGGAGGAAATACTGGATCTGGAAGTAGTGGATCTAAGAGAGTCCATGAGAGTGATGCAAGTGATTCCAACTCTGTTGGATCAAGTGCTCGCCCAATGGGGAGGGATGCAGCTAAAAAAAAGG GTTCAATGGATTTCATGCTAAGGTTTTCTACTGTGCTTCAAGTCTTACCTTCGTCCAAATGA